The genomic region GCGAGTTGCCGGGCTCCGTGAGGAAGCGCACGCGGGCGCCACCGTCGGCGGCCTTGTTCACCAGGCCCGCCACGTCCTCGGCCAGCACGCGCAGGGCGCGGGGGCTCTTGCCCTGCCGCAGCACGCGGGCGCGGTTCGGGTCATAGAGCGAGAGCAGGTACGCCTGCTCCCAGGGGCCGGCGGCGCCCTGGTTGACGGGGTGCTGCGGGTTGCCCTCGATTTTGACGGGGCGACCCTCGCGGGCGGTGATGAGCAGGCCGGAGGTGTTGCCGGCCAGCGTCATGCCGGACGCGTAGTGCAGCGGGTTGCCCGGAGTGACCTCGGGCGGCGTCTTGGTGTACGGCAGGAGGCGCTCGTCCTGGGGACGGGTGCTGCACGCCGTGGCGCCGGCCAGGGCGAGCGAGGCGCCCAGCAGCTGCATGAACTCGCGGCGGGCGAAGCCGGAGGGGGCCAGGTCCGCGCCGGCGGGGAACTCGGGGCGCGTCTCCTCCATGTACTCGGAGGTGCCGAGCTTCTCCTCGAGGCTCCGCCAGTAGCTCCGGCCATAGCCGGTCTCGGTGGAGGAGGCGTTGGCGGCGGCGTGCTCCAGGGCCTCACCGACGGCGTCAGCGGCGGGGGCGGGCCGGTCCGAGACGACCGGGAGCGCGAAGGAAGAGGTGTCCTGCGACGGGGCGCCGTCGCGCTTCGTGTTCATCGGTGGCATGTGGAGCAGCTCGTGCGCGAGTGGACGTCGTACTCTTCCGCCAGCTTCTTGCCGAGCGCTGCGGCCTCGGTCTTGTCCGTCGGCGGAGCCCAGGTCATCGAGGTGATGAACTCGGCCGGACGCAGGTTGGGCTCGGGATTGCGGTGGCAGTCCAGACACCAGGCCATGGTCAGCGGCTCGGCCTGCTCGACGGCGGCCATCTGGTCGATGCGGCCGTGGCAGCTGACGCAGCCCACGCCCTTGTTCACGTGGATGGCGTGGTTGAAGTAGACGAAGTCCGGCAGGTTGTGGACGCGGACCCAGGGAATGGGCTGGTCCGCGAAGAAGGCCTTGCGCACCTCGACGAGGTACGGGCTCTTGTTCCACACCTGGGCGTGGCAGGACATGCACACGGTGGTGGAGGGGATACCGGCGGAAGGAGACTCCTCCACCGACCAGTGGCAGTACCGGCAGTCGATCTGCTCGTCACCCGCGTGGTGGCGGTGGTCGAACTCGATGGGCTGCTCGACGGGCATCTGCTGGTTGGTGACGTACGGCGAGCGTACGTAGGCCATGAGGCCGCCAAGGCCGATGGCGGGCACGGCGAGGAGCGCCGCGGCGGACAGCCGCGACACCGTGTTCGTCCAGCGTGGGAAGAGAGGGCCGCTCATACCAGGACCATGGGCAAGGGGGCTTCAACGACAGCGGTGACAGGAGGGCGAAGGGAGGCGCGGGCGTGGCCGGGCGCGAAGGGCGGAGTGGCGTTCCCGGCCCCGATGGGGCGGGCAGGCGGCGGCTCCTTGCGCGCGGAATCCGAAGCAGTCACGTCCAACGAGACCTCTATGAGAGTGCCGCGGGCGGGGCCCTCCTGCATATCCCAGCCCTGACGCGGCGCGGGACCATCGGGCATCGACACGGCAGTGTCAACCATTCTGATGTAGCGACTCGGATGTTGGGACAGCCGGATACCACTTCCGCGCGCGGAGGCGGAAAGTCGCGGGTCGGAGACGATGAATCTCTCTTCTACGGCTCGGAAGGGGCGTTTGAGCCGCACGCTCCGGAGCGATCAATTCTCCGGGCGTGGCCCTCGTGGCGAGCCCTTCATCGCCGAGCGCACGCAGCGTGTGGAGTTGGACGGTGCGTCAAGGGCCGTGACAGAGGAAGTCATCCCCGCCATGAGCGGCGCGGGATTCTCACTCCGTGTCCGCGCCCTCCGGCTCGCGCCAGCGCTCGCGGCGGCGGGCGAGCAGCCGCTCCACCAACTCACGGGCGCGCGCGTCACGGTGGTACTTCACGTCATGCCGGCTCTTGCCCTGGTTGCAGCGGGCGCAGGCCAGGGCGAGGTTGGTCAGCGCGTCGGTGCCGCCGGCCGTCTGCGGGACGATGTGCTCGATGGTGGCGCGGCTGATCGGCTCGCCATCCAGGCCCACCACCAGGTGGCCATTGCAGTGGAGGCACTTGCCCAGCCACGCCTCGCGGCCCCGGTGCTCGGTGCGCTCGAAGGTGATGTCGGTGGCGATGATGCCGAGGACGCGACG from Pyxidicoccus trucidator harbors:
- a CDS encoding HNH endonuclease; amino-acid sequence: MSTAKRRRVLGIIATDITFERTEHRGREAWLGKCLHCNGHLVVGLDGEPISRATIEHIVPQTAGGTDALTNLALACARCNQGKSRHDVKYHRDARARELVERLLARRRERWREPEGADTE
- a CDS encoding cytochrome c3 family protein encodes the protein MSGPLFPRWTNTVSRLSAAALLAVPAIGLGGLMAYVRSPYVTNQQMPVEQPIEFDHRHHAGDEQIDCRYCHWSVEESPSAGIPSTTVCMSCHAQVWNKSPYLVEVRKAFFADQPIPWVRVHNLPDFVYFNHAIHVNKGVGCVSCHGRIDQMAAVEQAEPLTMAWCLDCHRNPEPNLRPAEFITSMTWAPPTDKTEAAALGKKLAEEYDVHSRTSCSTCHR